A region from the Geotrypetes seraphini chromosome 10, aGeoSer1.1, whole genome shotgun sequence genome encodes:
- the LOC117368237 gene encoding extensin-like, translating into MSSDASEEEEEEEDQEEEEEEEEEEEEEDTPIPDRPFLIPRRRPTSQSPSTSAQSHPTSQPPSTSAQSHPTSQPPSTSAQSHPTSQPPSTSAQSHPTSQPPSTSAQSHPTSPHRRPRPPSRIPLKKRPKPCPAPSFPMPCSPSLPPPKPKFCLKLFPEIRPSVITSPPALPRTSMSTASTPILDRFSDLSVQSDILASPSSSPPLSTSPLPIQSPNRCSTCFAPLRPSTRDCGTNPATATTPVAATTIVAHAATNTDPPPSSVTVEDIYTAVVTILAGVEHMNDCAEESVRHIRHVTGALQVLLEALRGTPPTP; encoded by the exons ATGTCTTCAGATGCgagtgaggaggaagaggaggaggaggatcaggaagaggaggaggaggaggaggaggaggaggaggaggaagacaccCCTATCCCTGACCGGCCGTTCCTTATCCCCCGCAGACGCCCCACCTCCCaatccccttccacctccgcccagtcccatccaacgtcccaacccccttccacctccgcccagtcccatccaacgtcccaacccccttccacctccgcccagtcccatccaacgtcccaacccccttccacctccgcccagtcccatccaacgtcccaacccccttccacctccgcccagtctCATCCAACTTCCCCCCACCGACGCCCTAGACCACCCTCTAGGATCCCCCTAAAAAAACGCCCCAaaccctgccctgccccttcattcccaatgccctgttccccctccctcccaccccctaaaccCAAGTTCTGCCTTAAACTTTTCCCTGAAATTCGACCCTCTGTCATCACCTCTCCCCCAGCCCTCCCACGTACCTCAATGAGTACTGCCTCAACCCCCATCCTGGACAGATTTAGCGACCTCTCTGTCCAGTCCG ATATATTGGCATCCCCCTCCTCTTCGCCGCCTTTGTCAACATCCCCACTCCCCATTCAAAGCCCCAACCGTTGTTCCACCTGTTTTGCCCCCCTCCGACCCTCAACCAGAGATTGTGGGACCAACCCTGCAACGGCCACCACCCCTGttgcagcgaccactattgtggctcacgCTGCCACAAACACAGATCCTCCGCCCAGTTCTGTAACAGTGGAGGACATTTACACGGCGGTGGTTACCATCTTAGCAGGGGTGGAGCACATGAACGACTGTGCTGAAGAATCCGTTCGACACATTCGTCACGTGACAGGGGCACTGCAGGTCTTGCTAGAAGCACTTCGCGgtacccctcccaccccgtga